TAATTGTTGTACCTATGTTCGCACCTAGTGTGAATGGGAAGATTTGACGTGTAGTAAATACACCGCTACCCGCTAGTGGAATCATTAGGCTTGTCGTTGTAGATGAAGACTGCACCATTACTGTAACCGCTGTACCAGATAAGATACCGCTTACTGGGCCACGACCGATTGCACCGTGTAGTACTGCTTTAGCACGACCAACCATTACTGATTTTAATACTTTACCTAGGAAAGTTACCGAGAAACCAATCATGAAGATACCGATGAATACCATGACTAGACCAGCAGTGTTGCTTTCTACAGGTAATGAACCAGCAAGTTCTTTAATTTGGTTTACCGCAGGTTTTGTTAACGGTTTAATGAAGTTGAATTCTTTAATGCTTAAGCTGCTGCCGCCAACAAAGAAATCTGCTAGGAAGGTAGCCATTTTCTCAAGGATACCAAATGCAATTTCTAGTGGTAGGAAGATAGCTACTGCAAGTAGGTTAAAGAAGTCATGTACGGTTGCAGCACTAAATGCACGCTGGAACTCTTGTTTGTCGCGGATATGACCCATGCTCACGAAAGTGTTCGTGATTGTCGTACCCATGTTCGCACCCATCACCATCGGGATTGCTATTGAGATTGGTAAGCCACCTGCTACTAGGCCAACGATTACTGATGTTACTGTACTTGAAGATTGTACTAACGCTGTTACTAGGATACCTAATAATAAAGCGACGAATGGGTTAGTTGCGAAAGCGAATATTTGTTCTGCACCAGCGCTACCGCCAGAGAACATTTTAAAGCCTCCACTTACTGTAGATACTGCTACCAATACGAAGTATACCAATGCGGCTACACTTACCCAGCTGAATACTTTTTGCATTGTGCTTGGGTTCAATTCAATTGCTTCGTTGTTGTTTTTCATCTCTAGGTACCGTTTTATCTGTATCGAATGACAGATTTGTTTCAGTTAGTTGACGAGAAGGATTAAAACAAACTTGTATGACAGTAATATTACAGTGAGTTTAAAATGTCACAAAACCCTTGGTTGCAAGGTTAAGTTATTGTTTTTAATTGTTAAATTTGTGGCGTTTATTTTGGTTATGTATTTCTTAAGAGACGAGTGTTCGGTAAATAAGGCGTTTTTCCGCTGTTTTTATGTACAAAAATGTGGGTTTGTGACAAAACTGTCATGTGAAATTGGAGGTATTAAAGGCGATAATTGGAAATACGCAGCATATAAAGATGTACATGCTGCGTTAATGAGGCTTTATTTAGCTGTAGTTGCTTCTTCACCACCAAGGGCAGTGATTAGGTCTGGAATGAAACGCATTAACTCACCGGTCATCAAGGCAAAGTCTGCATCAAATTTTGCTGCGTAATCATCGGTTTCCACATCATCATTTTGTTCTCTGATGAGGTCACTGAATTTAAGACGTTTTACTGACATGTCTTCGCCAAGTAAGAAAGACAGTGATTCACTCCAATCTAAGGCTAATTTAGTCACTAACTTATCTGCGTTAAGGTGGTGTTGGATCTCGTCACTGGTTAAGTCTTGTTCTTTACAACGGATGATACCGCCATGTTCAAGTGCAGAACGTAATTCAGCTTCATCGCCCAGTTCAAAACCTGGTGCAGCACTGCCGTTATTTAACCATTCTGTCATCGTTACATCTGCTGGTGTCGTTAAAGCAACTGGTACAACAGGTAGGCTACCGACACACTTACGTAATAAAGCGATGAGGTCTTCGGCTTTTTTAGCGCTTGATGCATCAACCACTAATAAATCTTGTGAAGGACAAATCCAAGCAAATGTTTGGCTGCTACGTGGGAATGCACGTGGAAGTAGTTGATGGACGATATCTTCTTTTAGCGCATCTTTTTCTTTTTTCTTTAGGCCTCGGCCTTGTTCTGCTTCAATCGTATCTACTTTTTCTTGTAGCATGTCTTTAACAACAGATGCTGGTAATACTCTGTCTTCTTTCTTTGCACAAATCAGAATGTTATCTGAAATACCATGCGTTAAAGCTTGACCTGACTTACCCAGTGGTTTTATCCAACCGAACTTAGATAAATCTTGGCTACCACAAGGGGTAAAAGGGAAATCAGCTA
This Moritella sp. 5 DNA region includes the following protein-coding sequences:
- a CDS encoding Na/Pi cotransporter family protein, which codes for MKNNNEAIELNPSTMQKVFSWVSVAALVYFVLVAVSTVSGGFKMFSGGSAGAEQIFAFATNPFVALLLGILVTALVQSSSTVTSVIVGLVAGGLPISIAIPMVMGANMGTTITNTFVSMGHIRDKQEFQRAFSAATVHDFFNLLAVAIFLPLEIAFGILEKMATFLADFFVGGSSLSIKEFNFIKPLTKPAVNQIKELAGSLPVESNTAGLVMVFIGIFMIGFSVTFLGKVLKSVMVGRAKAVLHGAIGRGPVSGILSGTAVTVMVQSSSTTTSLMIPLAGSGVFTTRQIFPFTLGANIGTTITALLAATSISGDAAQVAMTIALVHVMFNLFAVALIYGIPVLREIPIKCAEALARQGTENKFIAFGYVIGAFFALPGLMIVFN
- the rdgC gene encoding recombination-associated protein RdgC → MWFKNLLIYRFTRPFELDIEQLETKLADFPFTPCGSQDLSKFGWIKPLGKSGQALTHGISDNILICAKKEDRVLPASVVKDMLQEKVDTIEAEQGRGLKKKEKDALKEDIVHQLLPRAFPRSSQTFAWICPSQDLLVVDASSAKKAEDLIALLRKCVGSLPVVPVALTTPADVTMTEWLNNGSAAPGFELGDEAELRSALEHGGIIRCKEQDLTSDEIQHHLNADKLVTKLALDWSESLSFLLGEDMSVKRLKFSDLIREQNDDVETDDYAAKFDADFALMTGELMRFIPDLITALGGEEATTAK